The Nicotiana tomentosiformis chromosome 2, ASM39032v3, whole genome shotgun sequence genome includes the window tttatgaactaggcgacagtgttcatcgcgttcgcgaagacacTGTCGTGTTTGCGAATAGCATAGTTTCCaagcttacgcgttcgcgagtcgcccttcgtgtttgcgaaggctactccccccggccttcgcgttcgtgagaccttgctcgcgttcgcgatgaaggaaagactAACCCTTCCCCCAGGTCCCTAATACtaagcgttcgcgaagggtaaagcccccatcacttcgcgtttgcgaccaaaccttcgcgttcgcgagagtaccttcgcgaacgcgaagaggaacataccagaacagctgctgtagcaaaaatatcatattttccaagtctaaaacatcccgtagcctatccgaaactcacccgagccctcaggactccaaaccaaacatgcacacaagtctaaaaatatcatacgaacttgctcgcacgatcaaattgccaaaataatacgtagaactacgaatttagcaccaaatccaaatttcacaaacaagtcttaaatattataatgaacatgtaccctgctccggaaccaaaatacggacccgatactaacaattccaaacataaataaattcataaagacattatattttcagactttaattttcatcaaaaattcataactcgagctagagacctccgaattcgattctgggcatacacccATGTCCCATATTTCGATATGGGcctaccaggaccgtcaaaatctggatccgggcccgtttaccaaaactattgaccgaaatcaactaaaataacttttaaggaaaaaattcttattttcatcaatttttaacataaaagctttccgaaaatacGCCCGAATTGAGcgcacaaatcgaggagggtaaaaatgagatttttaaggcttaagagcgcaaaatcgagttctaaaacataagatgaacttttgggtcatcacattctccacctctaaaacaattgttcgtcctcgaactgacataaaaaagtacctgagctggtgaaaaggtggggatatctactccgcatatcggacttggactcccaagtagctgcctcaacaggctgagTTCTCCACTGCACtagaactgaagggtaactctttgatctcaactggcaaacttttCGGGCTAGattagccaccggctcctcctcgtaagtcaaatccttgtccaactggacaaagaTGAAATCGAagacatgggatggatcaccgtgatactttcgaagtatggacacatggaacaatggatgaactgatgataaccccGGTGGAAATGCAAGCCTGTatgccacctctcccactctctccagaatctcaaatggtccgatatacctacagctcaacttgcccttctttccgaacctcattacagccttcatgggtgatacccaaagcAACACTCGCTCCCCGACCAtcaatgcaacatcacgaactctacgatcagcataactcttctgcccgGACTGAGctatgcaaagtcgatcctgaataatcttgaccttatccaaggcatcctgtactaagtatgtgcccaacaaccgagcctctcccggctcgaaccacctaACTGGTAACCGGtatcgcctaccatataatgcctcatagggaaccatctgaatgctcgactggtagctgttgttgtaggcgaactctgcaaggggcaagaactgatcccacgatcctccgaagtctataaacacatgcgcggagcatatcctccaagatctgaatagtgtgctcggactgtctgtccgtatGAGGATGAAAcactatgctcaactcaacctgtgtgcccaactcatgctgtattGCCCTcaagaagtgcgaggtgaactacgtaccttgatcagaaatgatagacaagggcacaccgtgaagacgaacgatctTGCGGATATGAAActacaacaggaataaagtgcgttaacttagtcagcctgtccacaatgacccaaacgacatcaaacttcctctgagtccgtgggagtccaacaacaaaatccatagtcatacgctcccacttccactcaggaatctctatcttgtgaagcaaaccaccaggtctctgatcctcatactttacttgctgacaatttagacaccgactacacaagcaactatatccttcttcattcggctccaccaataatgctaccgaaagtcctgatacatcttggcggtgcccggatgaacagaatatcgggaactgtgggcctcatcaagaatcaactcacaaagtccatccatattaggcccacaaatacgaccctgcatcctcaaaactccatcaactCCAACAATAAactgcttggcaccactgtgccgcactgtgtctctaaggataagcaaatgaggATCTTCATACTGTCGAtctttgatgcgctcaaacaaagaagaccgagcaactgtacaagctagaacacggctaggctcagaaacatccaacctcacgaactaattGGCCAATGACTGAACATCTAatacaagcggtctctcaccaattggaatataagcaaggctacccatactagctgactttctactcaaggcgtcggccaccacattggacttcccaagatgataaaagatggtgatatcataatttttcaatagctctaaccacctcctctgtctcaaattgagctccttcttcTTGAATAAATACTGAAAGcttcgatgatccgtgaatacctcacatggcaagccgtaaagatagtgcctccaaatcttcagcgcgtgaacaatggctgctagctctagatcatgaacaaggtaattcttctcgtgaactttcagctaccacgaagcatatgcaataaccttgccatcctgcatcaatactgcacccagACCTATGCGGGATGCgttacaatatactgtataagatcctgaacctaagggtaacaccaataccggtgttgtagtcaaagctgtcttgagcttctggaagctcgccttaCACTCTTCTTACCACCTAAAtgaggcacccttctgggtcaacctagtcaacagggttgctatggatgaaaaaccctccacaaaccaaTGGTAGTAGCCAGCCAAATCAAAGAAACTATAGATCTCTGTaggtgatgtgggtctaggccagctctggactgcctcaatcttcttaggatccacctgaataccctctgctgatacaacgtgacccaagaaagcaactgaactcaaccaaaacccacattttgagaacttaacaTATAATTAGCTATCTTTCAGaatctgaagaacgatccgaaggtgctactcatgctcctctcgactgtgggagtatatcaagatatcatcaataaacacaatcacaaaggaatacaaatagggtttgaacacccggttcatcaaatccatgaatgttgctagggcatttgtcagcccaaataacatcactagaaactcataatgcccataccgagtccgaaaagatgtcttaggaacatcggatgccctaatccttaactgatggtagccagatcttacATCAATCTCCAAAAACACTtgggcaccctaaagctgatcaaataaatcatcaatcctcggtaatgggtacttgttcttgattgtgactttgtttaactgcggataatctatacacatccttatcgatccatatttcttcttcacaaacaacacaggttcaccccaaggcgagacactaggtctaatgaagcacttatcaagcaaatcttgcaattattccttcaattccttcaactctggcggggccatgcggtatggcagaatggacatgggctgagtgcctagagccaaatcaatgcagaaatcaatatccatgttgGGCGGCATCACCGATAGATCTGCAAGAatcacctctggaaactcacaaacaactggcactgactccatggaaggaaccttcgcattagaatcgcggacataagccaagtaagctagacaccctttctcgaccatatgtcgagccttcacataagagataactctTCTGGTAgattggcgtgacaatctaatatagcatgataaggtgacagccaatccatacctagtatgacatcaaaatcaaccatatcgagaagtagaaggtctacatgagtctcaagactcccaatagtgaccacacacgaacaataAACACAATCtataacaatagcatctcccattgGTGTtaacacatacacaagagcactcaaaga containing:
- the LOC138905147 gene encoding uncharacterized protein, coding for MVPAPVSTPPTQVARGRGQVARGRDHTVRRGGQAVRGGGQPTRVCSRDASVLFDLGSSYSYVSSHFASYLVVPCDSLSALVYVLTPMGDAIVIDCVYCSCVVTIGSLETHVDLLLLDMVDFDVILGMDWLSPYHAILDCHANLPEELSLM